ATTAAATagcaaattattaaatattcagtttgaaccaaagactttagatatgtAAAACTGGTGAACacatattactatgaatgggagaaagtgcaatgcgcaatatggcagaAAAAGTCCagcattcaaaataaaagagccagtctccaattggtaaagtcattgcgtcactgcagctgctgttagaagctcTGGTTATTATAGTCAGTTTTCTGAGACACATGTTCATGATTGCATATATGCATTGACTGGTCCAgactgaaaaatgcagttttttgtcatgattttatgatgagacagttgttgtcaaaTTTCATTTGTTGTCAGTTGTCATTTTCAAAAGAAGAATTGACCAGTTCCCCACATTTTTCTCTTGATAACTGACTTAAAGTATTAATTGAGTGTCTTTTTACACCAAGTGCAAATAGCCCACATTGTTGGCAGAGgatatttacactagctcctcCCACCATTGTCTGGTTAAGCCAGACAAATTAACAAAAGGAGCCCATCTGATAACAGGAGCAGTGGTGTGGACAGTAAGGCGGATGGCATTAGCTTCTGACACGACCCAAGTTTGAATGCACCTTTTCCTAAACTCATTCTTCTctcttttcccatcacatatcagcTTGGAGaggtgtttattttaaataaaaataaagaggttagggttaggagtAGATGTAGGGGTGGGCTTTAGGGATAGGCCTAAGTAATGTCCTAACAAGGAGGcatccatttatgattttaCTAATCACATCTGACATAAAAattagtaaatatataataaacagtCATGGCcggaattattggcacccttggtaaatatgatcaatgatggctgtaaaaataaatctgcattgcttatccttttgatctttcattaaaaaatgcaaaaatataacctttcattgaagtaaaagaattgaaagtggggggaaatcacattataaaataaatgtttttctccaaaacacaatggccacaattattggcacccctaatatttttatgagtaaaatatctctgaagtatattcccattcatatttacatttttagcacaccagggtgactaggaaCATGAAATTGTTCAGCCATGAATTCTTGTTTCACAGGAATATAAATATGAGGAAACaaaaaggccaaattcccttaataaCTAAAGAATATACATCAATCAGGCattacattatgaccaccttcctaatattgtgttggtcccccttttgctgccaaaacagccctgacccgtcgaggcatggcaccaagatgttagcagcagatccttcaagtcctgtaagttgtgaggtggggcctccatggatcggacttgtttgttcagcacatcccacagatgctcgattggattgaaatctggggaatttggaggccaagtcaacacctcaaactcattgtgctcctcaaaccattcctaaccatttttgctttgtggcagggcgcattatcctcctaaaagaggccacagccaccaggaaataccatttccatgaaagggtgtacatggtctgcaacaatgcttaggtaggtggtacatgtcaaagtaacatccacatggatggcaggacccaaggttttccagccgaacattgcccaaagcatcacactgcctctgccggcttgccttcttcccatagtgcaccCTTGGtaccatgtgttccccaggtgaGCGACTcacacacacccggccatccacgtgatgtaaaagaaaacgtgattcatcacaccaggccaccttcttccattgcttcGTGGTTCAGTTCTGATgttcacgtgcccactgttggcactttcggctgtggacaggggtcagcatgggcaccctgactggtctgcagctatgcagctccatacgcaacaaaatgatgcactgtgtattctgacacctttctatcagaaccagtattagcttcttgagcaatttgatctacagtagctcgtctgttggatcagaccacacgggccagccttcgctccaaacgtgcatcagtgagccttggccgcccatgaccctgtcaccagttcatcactgttccttccttggaccacttttgatagatactgtaCAATTATACTCATACACATACTGCTTCCTAATATAGCCCACCCAcaaacaggtgccgtgatgaagagatcttcatcagtgttattcacttcacctgtcagtggtcaaaatgttatgcctgatcggtgtagtTCTGATGTGCCGCAAAAGAtcgttgagcttcacaaaatagaaagtgtctgtaagaaaatagctaaatcAAAAATTCCCATTTCCACCGTCAAGGCAATAAtgaagaagttccaatcaactaaagacgttacaaatctgcctggaagaggacatgtGTCTATAGTGTCCTAATGCACGGTGAgaaggaaagtttgagtggccaaagactctccaaggatcacagatggagaattgcagagattagttgagtcttggggtcagaaagactaaaagaaaaaaaaaaaaaaaaaatcaaacagcacctacatcaccacatgttgtttgggagggtttcaagaaaaattctcctcgctcatccagaaacaaactccagcatattcagttgtcagacactactggaacttcaaaagggaccggcttctatggtcagatgaaacaaaaaaaaaaaaaaagagctttttggcagcaaatcCACCAGATGGATTTGGTGCAAacagggataaaaagtaccccatgcccacggttaaatataacgctggatttttaatgttgtgggtCTAATTTTCTGCCGGAaatcctggacatcttgttcagatacatggtatcatagattctatcaaataccaacagttaaaaaaataaaacctgaccgcttctgctagataATGGGCAGtgattggatcttccatcaggacaatgatccaaaacaaacatcaaaaccaacacaaaaatgtgtcactgagcacaaaatgaagcttctgccatggtcgTCCCaatcccctgacctgaacccttaagaaaatgagtggagtgaactgaagacaagaagcaccaacattgagctgggaatctgaaggatctggagagattctgcatgaaggaatggtctctgatctcttgtcaggtgttctccaaactcatcaggcattataggtgaagactcagagctgttatcttggcaaaaggaggttgaaaaaagtattgaataaaagtgcgaataattgtggccaacgtgttttggagaaaaacatatttttcataagaatattttacttcaatgaaaggttagatttttgtgtgtcgCATACTGTCTTATAATGTACTACAATtcactgaggtgcaaatagtatctgccactaTTTGTATAGTATAAACCTAactactatttacacttagtgcaaagaaaatattgctgttttcacttagtgtaaaataacctgtgtcaaaaatgtatcagttcAGTTAAAGATTAGCGTGAATAAATAACTACAATGTGTATATTACTATGACTCCCTTTAAACGCCAagttaaaagggatagttcacccaaaaatgaaaatttgatgtttatctgctttaTACAACTgacattatatgactgacagaccgcaacggttggagttaaaaatcatcatttgtgttctactgaagaaacaaagtcacctacatcttggatgccctgggagtaagaagataaacatcaaattttcatttttgggttaactatccctttaagtcatcaAAGAAGTCAGTGCTGTAGGTTTCCTCTGAACAAATCCACGCCTATGTAAGAAGCCTTGTTTTCCCCACTGACTAATATGATTGCTCATGATACTCTCCCTAACCCCCTTAGTAATTCCTAGCATGAATATTTCAAACTTCATTAGCCTCCCAAGGATTTCACTAATTATCTCATTCTCTCATGTGAGAGCAGTTTACACCAGCAGGTTCTTTTTTTTGACTGATTGAAGACAAATGTACTGTAGCTGTAATTgctaaaaacagcttttaaggcgagacactacaggtgaatagggattttttttaaatgagaagATATCACTGTGAAACTTCTTCAGTTCATTACTGgcataaacataagaaaaaaatgtattacaagttttgaataaatttatgttttaatatgcaaatgaggccttatatacttaaatatatgctaatttgcatacatttccaaaaacaaaatctggaaattggaaaggtccaggtttaaaattcttggttctatttgttgacatattagatgAAAGGGCTTTTACAGAGAGGATTCtggatatcttattttgtgctttagtaaattagagaatactgacaatagccttaaaaaatctattttcgccatgtttttttgagtaaaaggaCCTATAACTCAGGATAGGAATGATAAATcaacaaatccctctgtaaaagccttcagaatatagataggaataaaactgtaaagtttggtgtatataagttctgctgaagtggagatttctgactcagagcaggagaaaaaactcattttgagaaaacggcctttaaagatatttactgtaattgaaatctatagacgcaaatagataaagtgctataagatatacacttaaaaatgtattttggatgttttctttccaccagtctgaaaaaacactttatgaaaagccaaaaagtgcaaaatctcaaaattgacaggtgcctgaaaaaacagtgtttttgcctgtagtgtctccccTTAATAAAAGCTGATCTTTAGGTTATTACTGTTGTCCCTGTTGAATCTATATGTGCTGCATGAGAGAATGGTTAATAAACATATGGCGCATGCTAGTTTTCCTTTCAGCTAGGTCACATTTGATTACACTCAAAGAATGGATATTGGTAGAGCAGTAAAAAGAATAGCTATTGATAACTGGAGAGTGGGACTTGTTGACATTTTTTACTCTAGTGagtatttctgttttaattttttaaaagccTGTTTGTGTTTGgctacatataaaaaaaaaaaaaaaaaatcacatttctacCATCATTGCTCAGGAAAGAAAATATTCAGAAAAGTTCAATTAAATACATCTTAACTGTTAATGGAGAATGCCATTATATGTGGCAACTCATCACAatgatgagtttttttttttgaaagaaattaatacttttatttagcacagatgctttaaattgatcaaaggtgacagttaagacatttataatgttacaaaatgtttcttgaggaccaaatcagcatatttgaatgatttatgacagatcatgtgacactgaagactggagtaatggctactgaaaattcagctttgctatcacaggaatacattatataaaatgtattaaaatagaaaacagttatttcaatttgtaatagtatttcacaatattacataagagacttctttcaaaaactttaaaaatcttacagaccctaaacttttgaacggtagtgtatatgatCATGAGAATTGAAACCTGCCATAAAGCAATTGAACAGGCTTTTCAGTtacatttaaacagtaaaatgaTTATTCAACACAAAAAGTCATGAACCATCAAAACATTTTGGAGTAAAATGCCTAAGAGGGTTGTGAACTAACTGACTGAAACCCACAAATAAAACCACTGCTAGAGAAAACATCCTTTTTTATCACTGGACTCAAAATCTCAATGTTACTGAGACTCAAAGAAGCCCTTGAGACTACTTGAGACTCCATGTGACAGCCAGATAAATGAAAAAAGgcagatttaaacaataatattacactaaacatatttctttgTTGTCCAGAAAGCTCACCTTTCCTCTCAAAACTCTCTTCCCTGAGGAAACACACCAGGGCAAGAAACTTGGTGACTTCTTTTAGGTACATGACTGTAGTGTTGTTCAAGTGGATTATGGCCATGGATTCTTTATCATATGGAGTTCCTGCCTCATCTCCAGTCAATCTATATATGTAGAAAAaagaacaattaaaacaaataacaacCAAAAGCAAAACCACCTCTCATCATGTCTTCATTGTGTTTGGCAGTTCCAGAGGATGGGCGGCTTCCATCAGGAAGACACTTTCCCAATTCAGCTAAAGAACAGACTGTATacagttggaaaaaaaaaatctatctgtGTGGAACAGATGTTGATTCATATCATAATTATCAAAACGAACAGATGCCCTGTCATAATCCCCTGCTTTTATAACCAAACAAATTTATGCCATTATGCATggatattacaaatatataaatattttcacacaaaaaaaaaagcacagaaaaGATGATGAACAAATTGAGTCAACATAATAAAGCGTGTAATTTGAAGCTTCCTGATACTGAGAGCACGGATCAAGGAcgtgaacatgatgaataggaaaCAAATAAGTAGCTTATTAATTTCAATGAGTAATAAACAAGGCTTGCGGAAATTAATTCCACAGCAGCTCGACTAAtctacaaatataaaaaataaaagtcatgttCTACAAATTAGCCCACAAGCAGGCATGCAAAAATGGGCCGAACTGAATAGAACCATTTTGTGGCTGAAACTCCATGCCTGTCTAAGGCTAAAATTCGCAGGGTTAACAGTCCTGCCTGTTCCCCTATTCATGGGATAGTGCTGAGGTGGCCCATCTGCTCTTGCAAGCCACTGCGAACCGACAGCTGTGTGGCCCCGGGTCAGGCCTGCGTTCCTGTACCTACCCAGACCGCGGTGTCCCGTCAAATTACAAGATAAATAGGGTCAATGGTGCTGGAGGTGCAGCTCTCTACCCTTCCAATGTTTACAGCCAGTGTTTACATATCCCTGAGTTATATGCTGCTAATCCACAAAAGATTAAATCATAGCCTGCAACGGCTATAGGGAAACGAGCCTGCTGCTGATGTAGAATGTTGCATTTTATTGTGTATATTTAGATGTATGGCACAAAAGAATTATAGTGAGGGAAGGTGCAAGGCTTGCCCTGCTGCTTCATGTCTATGGGATAGAACTTGTTCCATAGTGTAATGTGATTGTGGAGGGAACTAGTGGGGAATCTTGGTGTCACTCACCCATAGATGCATGAGATGTCGATAACCACATCTATCATGTCACAACACAACTCGTAGGTCTGCATGTCCACCGGGCTGCTGTCGGTTGCTATGTAAATCTTACTAACCACATCAAAGAGAAAAGCCTTTTCAATCCCTGAATTCTGCAATGAGAGCACAGGATCAGGTTAGGGGTCAGCTGTTATTCTTAAGAAGAAATGCAGCGGAACAGGACATCATATCTAAGAACACTTTGAAGTGGAAATGAATTATGCAACCAAGTAATCAACTGCATTGCAAGTACTGTTGTTAGAAAATGCATCTAATTCTATAAAAGCTGTTGAAAGACTAGAAAGCCTCTTTCCAAGataaaatgtgacttttttGACTGATAAAAAGCATCACAGTAGGTTTTAAATTGCAGTTaaattctttaaataaattaaaaattaaattaaataatttaaataatatgtaaaaaaaaacaaaaacaaaaaaaaaacaactgaagattttttttagatgttttggAAAGatgtcttttatgctcaccaagtctgcatatatttgatcaaaaatacagaaaaacagtaatattgtgaaatagtattacaatttgcATCATTattgcagtcttcagtgtcacatgatgcttcagaaatcattctaatatgctgatttggtgcttaaaatatttcttcttattatcaatattgtaaacagttgtgctgcttaatattgttgtggaaaccattctttgataaatagaaagttcaaaggaacagcatttatttaatatggaaaacttttgtaacattataaatgaatttactgtcacttttgatcaatttaatgcatccttgctgaataaaagtattaacttctttaaaaaaaatcttactgagcccaaacttttgGATGACAATCTATGTACAGTAAAaacgtttatttttaaatatattcacagTGTAGACATCAAGGACATGAATCAATCTATCAAACCAGACAATGCATAAAAAACAGATTAATATCACAATGCATTGAATGGCAGATGGTTAAGAGATTTCAATCTCCATAATGTCAAATCTATAAATTGTTCAGCTTCATATTTTGTATATGCAGACTTTTTACCATGTCAATTTACCCTCTGCTGCCACCAGCTGGCTAACTGCTCAAGTATTTATGATTCTGCTAAATGTAATTGCTTTCCTGttcaacataaaaataaaacacaagcaTCATGAAATTATATCATGTCTGAAtgagatcataaaaaataataatgggtTTTATGATAATCATGTTTGTAGGAATATATTTTCCATTACACTTAAAGTGGCAAATCACAGGGCAGTGCAAATGTACCCATGCTAATGGATGAATGTGACCACTTATTGTACAACATGGTTATGCATCTATACTTGAAAATGATTagcaaaaaacatcaaatacatAATTTCTTTTGACATGTTTTTGCATGATACTGAAACCACTTTGCAAGTTATAATTAGTGTATCGCACTTTTATTTCTAAGTAAGACTTCCCATGCATCATCATTTACAACCTATGGCATCATAATTGGTCAAATCTCGCTACCTCAGTTCATGATATTAAAACTAGTGAGGTGTGCCACAGAGAACTAAAAGATATTCAGCTACTCACAGATATGAAAATGTTAAGCAGATTCTCAAGGGTGGGAAGTTGAGGGATGAGTTTCTGCACAACTTTACTGAAGGCCTCAAAGATTGAATGATCATAGATGCTTGTCAAGTAGAAActgaaagaaataataaatttCACATCACAAATCCAACATCTGAAGACGTCTTTGAACCTGCCACATAATATCTGAgctgttacaaaaaaataatacaaacctTAAGTGTATTCTTTCTAAGCTGGCGTCGGCTAGATCGTCATTGGCTCGTTTGTGTATGTCCCTCTGTTTCTCAATCTTGTGGTCATCTGACAGCCCATCCACCTTGTGGATGAACACCTCAAAGTTGATGTCTGGATTGACCTTGTAGGCTCTTGTCACAGTGAGGTGAAGTCTGCTCAATGCCTCCACATAATCATCCTATACAGGAAGACATGATAGTGTGTTTTTCAAACAGACAGATACACAGAtatacagatagacagatagaccgatagacagacagatagataaacagacagacagacagaccaatAGATAGACCGACCGACAGACAGAAAGACCGACCgaccgacagacagatagactgatagacagacagaccaatagactgacagacagacagaacgacagaaagagagaccggccgacagacacacagacagacaagcAGACCGATAGACAGACTGgccgatagacagacagac
This window of the Ctenopharyngodon idella isolate HZGC_01 chromosome 17, HZGC01, whole genome shotgun sequence genome carries:
- the rragd gene encoding ras-related GTP-binding protein D; its protein translation is MTSERNYIEVDGENEALSFDYYDDDDDFDTFTDGDGDCCDEGVLGFSDPFSSEVKPRILLMGLRRSGKSSIQKVVFHKMSPNETLFLESTNKICREDVSNSSFVSFQIWDFPGQIDFFDPTFDYEMIFRGTGALIFVIDSQDDYVEALSRLHLTVTRAYKVNPDINFEVFIHKVDGLSDDHKIEKQRDIHKRANDDLADASLERIHLSFYLTSIYDHSIFEAFSKVVQKLIPQLPTLENLLNIFISNSGIEKAFLFDVVSKIYIATDSSPVDMQTYELCCDMIDVVIDISCIYGLTGDEAGTPYDKESMAIIHLNNTTVMYLKEVTKFLALVCFLREESFERKGLIDYNFHCFKKAIEEVFDVRLKVQRSRKLLSQRRWSRQTVPNGTQVHPH